Proteins from a genomic interval of Tolypothrix sp. NIES-4075:
- a CDS encoding RNA recognition motif domain-containing protein, translating into MSIYVGNLSYEVTQDALSSVFAEYGSVKRVQLPTDRDTGRLRGFAFVEMGSEAEETAAIDALDGAEWMGRDLKVNKAKPKEDRGGSFGGNRGGGGGGGYNRNSRY; encoded by the coding sequence ATGTCTATTTATGTAGGTAACCTCTCTTATGAAGTTACACAAGACGCTCTGAGTTCTGTTTTTGCAGAATATGGTTCTGTAAAACGAGTTCAGTTGCCTACCGACCGTGATACAGGTCGTTTACGTGGCTTTGCTTTTGTGGAAATGGGTTCAGAAGCTGAAGAAACAGCAGCCATCGATGCGCTTGATGGTGCTGAGTGGATGGGACGCGATCTCAAAGTTAACAAAGCTAAACCCAAGGAAGACAGAGGTGGTTCCTTCGGTGGTAATCGCGGCGGTGGCGGTGGTGGTGGCTACAACCGCAACAGCCGTTACTAA